The DNA segment TAACTTTATTATCTTCAAAAAAATTTCTCCAATGAGGTTTTACAGGTATTAATCTGAAATAATCATCCATGTTTTTTCCAGCATTTTCAAATAACTCATTGAATATATGTGGCATAGTAAAAATAGAAGGACCTAAATCAAATTTAAATCCTTCCTTTTCTAATAAATTTAACTTACCACCAATTTTATTGTTTTTTTCAAATATCTCTACATCATAGCCTTCTGAAGCTAAAGATATTGCTGTAGAAAGTCCACCTAAACCTGAACCAATTACTAGAACTTTATTATTTTTCATAGTATCTCTCCTTATATTATAGTATCACTAGTAAATAAAAGGAATAAACTTAAATCTTTTTTCTTTCCAATGTATATACCTTTCACCTATGATTTTTTCCATAATCATTTCTTCTTCATCCATTCTCATTTTAAGTATTCTGAACATAATGAATGCGGAGAAAATAAAAACTAGAAAATTCTCAGTATAAAGTGGTATTGATATTGTAAGTAAATATAATCCTAAATATAAGGGGTGCCTTAATATTCTATAGGGTCCTTTACTTACTAAGTCTTGGTTTTCATCTACTTTTACATGCCTGGAAAAATTTTTTCCAATAATGAATAATGACCAGTACCTTAAAATCAATCCTAAAGAGTAAATTATTAATGACAATACTTTAATCCACTTTATATAAACTATTCCTATTTTAAAATAAGTCATTACACTATTAATAATAACTATAAGTAAAATAGTAACTAAAATCATATAAAATGTATCTTTTTTTATTTCATCTTTTTTATTAATTGAAGGATAAAATATAAATTCTAACAGCCATAAAATACTAATAATTATGAAAATATAATCAAATATACTTATGTTCATAAAGCACCTCCTTATAATATATTTACCTCATATTGTAAAAACTAAACTTATTTTAAATCCATGATTCTTTAGTATTTTGTTCTTCTAATTGGTTTGTATAAAGTTTGTAATAATAACCTTTTAATTTTAGTAGTTCCTTATGATTTCCATGCTCTATTATCTTACCTTTTTTAACTACTAGTATTTTATCTGCATTTATTATAGTAGATAATCTATGAGCAATTATGAAACTAGTCCTATTATTTAAAACTTTTTCTATTGCATCTTGTATTTTTTTCTCAGTTTCTGTATCAATAGATGAGGTTGCTTCATCTAATACAAATATTGAAGGATTAGAGACTATAGCACGAGCAAAAGATACTAATTGCTTTTGACCAGTAGATAGTTTCCCTCCACCTTCACCAACTTCAGTATCATATTTCTTTTCTAGTTTCTCAATAAATTCATGAGCATTTACTCTTTTCGCAGCTTCTATTATTTGATTTTCACTTGTATTTTTGGATCCATAACGTATATTTTCTCTTATAGTTCCACTAAAAAGATGCGGACTCTGAAGAACATATCCTATATTAGAATGTAACCAAGACAATGATCTGCTTTTATAATCTACTCCATCAATCAAAATCTTCCCCTCAGTTGGCTCATAAAATCTACATGCTAAATTAACTATTGTACTCTTTCCTGAACCTGTTTCACCAACTAAGGCAACTGTCTCCCCTGCGTTAATTTTCAAATTAAAGTTATCTAACACTTTTTCTCCATTTTGATATTGAAATGATACATTTTTAAACTCTATATCACCTTTAATATTCTCCCAATTTTCTTCTCTAGGATTTAAAATATCTCCATATTTTAGCATAACATCTTTAGTATCTTTTATGTCTGGAGTCATTTCTACTAATGACAGTACTCTTTCAGCAGAAGCCTGAGCAGATTGTAGCTCTGCAAATACACGAGCTAGCTCTCTAACTGGCTCAAAGAACAATGCTGTATAGGATAGAAATGCTACAAGTGTACCATAGCTAATATCCCCAAAAACTACACCTCTTCCTCCAAACCATAATGCAAGTCCAGTACCTATACTGCCAAGTGTTAGTACTATTGGCAAAAATAAAGCAGAAAATATTGCAGCTCTTATGGATATAAATTTCATACTTGAAGTATAATTTTTAAATTCCTTTAAATTTTCTTCTTCTCTAACTAAAGTTTTTGTGGTTTTAGCTCCAGATATACCTTCACTAAATGCACCTGTAATTTGTGAATTTAATCTTCTTACCCCTCTATAAGAATTTAATATTTTCTTTTGAAAATAAACACTTATAATAGCTAATACAGGAACAACTGAAAGTGTTATAAGAGCAAGTTTAAAGTTTAAAACAAATAAAACTATTCCTACTCCTAACATAAATGTAAGTCCCCATGCAGAATCTACAATCCCCCAGGATATAGTTTCTCCCAACCTTCTTACATCAGAAGTCATTCTTGCCATAATCCACCCTATTGGTGTTTTATCATAATAAGTAAATGATAGTTCTTGTAGCTTTTTAAAACCTAATTTTCTTATATCATATTGAATTCCCATTTCTACTTTCCCTGCAACTGCAATAAAAGCACCTACATTTATAACTTGAATTAATATTAAAACTAAATATATAAAGGAAAAACGAATTAAACCATCTGTATTACCTGGTACAACATAATGATCAATTGCCCTTTTTGTCATCAAGGGAAATATTATATCTATAGCTGCTACACTCAGCATTACAAATCCTAATAAGTATAAATGTTTCTTATAATTTTTCATATATTTAAATATTCGTTTCCAAATACCTATATTTAAATTTTTACTATATTCTTCTTCCTTAAAACCTGTCATATTGTCACCTCATTTTATACTATATTTTCTTTTTCAAAATTTTGACCATTTTGAATTTCAAATACCTTTTTATATAAACCATTTCTTTTAATTAATTGATTATGATTTCCCATTTCAACAATTTTACCATCTTCTAGTATTATAATTCTATCTGCTTCAGCTACAGTAGTAATTCTATGGGAAATTATAAATGTAGTTACATCTTTTTTTCTCATTTTCAAAGCATTTCTTATTGTTAAATCAGTTTCTGTATCTACTGCACTTAATGAATCATCAAAAATCAATATTGGGCTATCATTTATAATAGTTCTTGCTATTGCTATTCTTTGTTTTTGTCCACCAGATAAAGTAACTCCTTTTTCTCCTACAGGAGTTTCATAACCTTTATTAAAGCCTAATATTACATTGTGTATAGATGCAATTCTAGCAGAGTCAACAATTTGATTTTCTTTTGCTTTTGAATTTGTAATACTTATATTATCTTTTATACTTCTTGAATATAAGAATGGCTCTTGTAATACTATTCCTATATTTTTTCTAATCCATTTTTTATCTATATTTTTTAATTCTATATCATCAATTTTTATTGATCCTGAATCATAATCATATAACCTAGCAAGTAAATGGACTAATGAAGATTTACCAGAACCAGTTTTCCCCATTATTGCAATTGTCTCTCCTTTTTTCACTTTAAAAGAGACGTTACTTAATATTTTATTATAATTATCATATGAAAAAGAAACATTATTAAATTCAATATCTCCATTTATCTTTGGCATGATCTCATGACTTTCTTTTTGCTCAATAGGATTTTCCAATATCTCTCCTATTCTATCTAGTGAAACTAAAGACTTCCCTAAATCAGTTAAAATTCTACCTAATTGTCTTACAGGCCATAAAAGCATTCCTTCATATGTAGTAAATACAACTAATGTCCCAAGGGTTATTTCATTATTAACAGTCCAATAAACTCCTAATATTAAAACAAGCCCAATTTGTATTAAACTTAACAGATCAGATAAAGCCCAATATCCTGCTAAAAGCTTAATTAATTTATAGGTTAAATGTCTAAAGTTTTCATTCTTTTCATCAAATTTTTCTATTTCAAATTTTTCTTTTGAAAAAGCTCTTACCACCCTTACACCATTTAAATTTTCTTGAAGAACTGTTGATAATTCTGCTTCAGCTTCATCAGAAAGTTTAAATGCTTTCTTTACCATCAAAAAGAATATTACTGAAAAAGAAAATATTATTGGTACTAGTGACATTGATATTAATGCCATTTTAACATCCAACGAGAACATTATTATACCGATAAATATAAGCATAAAAACTGCTCTTCCTATTTCTACAAATTGTATAGCTAAAAACTTTCTAATTGTATCTAAATCAGATGTACATCTTTGAATAAGATCTCCAGTTTCTGCCTTAACATGGTAATTATAAGGTAAGTTTTGAATATGATCATATAATTTTTCCCTAATATTCTTAGCTATAGATTCTGCAGCACTATTTGACCATTTTCCTTTTGTATATAAAAATATACCTTGAATTATAGTAAGAAAAATTAATGCAAATGCTAATATCCATAAATTTGTTTTAAGTACTGCTACTCCTCCAATACTATCAATCATATTAACAATTATATTTGGTGCATCTATAGGTTTGTCACCAATAACTGAATCAATTGAAATTTTTAATACCAAAGGGTTAATTATTGATGCTAATGTTGCAATACCTATACTCAATATAGAAGATAAATAAAGCAACTTATTTCCTTTCATAAATTTCCATAATAATTTTAAACCATTCAATTTTTTCACACTCCTTATTCATAAAAAAAGACGACAGATTTATAAATCCATCGCCTTTAATACATAATTATTTTTATTTTCTTATAATTAGACATAAAAAAACCATAGATATTTACATACCTACAGATAAAATTAAGTTGATATTAGATATAACTTGTGTAGGTCGTATTATATTTAATTTTTATAAATTTATTAATATTGAGCATTTTCATTTTTACGACCTCCTTTAAAGTTATTTACCAATATAATTATAATATAATTTTTAGAAAATTTCAAGTATTTTTAAAAAATATTTATTTCAGAGTGTTTTCTATAGCTTTTTTTACTATATCATAACTAAAACCTTTATATGTTAAATGTCTTGCTAATTTTTGATAAACCTTATTTCTATCTTTATCTTTAATAGTTTTTATCTTTTTCTTAGAAAGAAATATTGCATTTTCTAATTCTAAATCATTATCCTCTAACTTAGAGATCTCTTCTTGAGCAACCCTTTCATCTATTCCTTTTTTTATTAAATCATAATATATTTTTCTTTTTCCAAAGTGACTTAAGTTTCTCTTATCTTTTATAATAGAATTAGCTAAATTTTCATCATTTACTAGATTGTATTCCTTTAAATTTTTAATAACTTTATTAATTATATCTTCATTAAAATCATATTTTTTTAATTTGATATTTAAATTTTTTTCACTTTGTGGAGCTGCGCTTATTATTTGTAATGCTTTATTTTTGCATTTTATAAAATCTTCCTTTAAAATCATTTCATTTAATATACTTTTCTCGACATCTTTTCCAATATATAGATTTAATCCAAAACTTATTTCTTTCAATGTAGTTTTAAAATACTCCCCATCTATATATATATGAACTCTTTCTGTTGTTTTTTTAGAATCTTTAATATCTGTAATTTTAGGCATTTCATTTACCTCC comes from the Senegalia massiliensis genome and includes:
- a CDS encoding ABC transporter ATP-binding protein, with the translated sequence MTGFKEEEYSKNLNIGIWKRIFKYMKNYKKHLYLLGFVMLSVAAIDIIFPLMTKRAIDHYVVPGNTDGLIRFSFIYLVLILIQVINVGAFIAVAGKVEMGIQYDIRKLGFKKLQELSFTYYDKTPIGWIMARMTSDVRRLGETISWGIVDSAWGLTFMLGVGIVLFVLNFKLALITLSVVPVLAIISVYFQKKILNSYRGVRRLNSQITGAFSEGISGAKTTKTLVREEENLKEFKNYTSSMKFISIRAAIFSALFLPIVLTLGSIGTGLALWFGGRGVVFGDISYGTLVAFLSYTALFFEPVRELARVFAELQSAQASAERVLSLVEMTPDIKDTKDVMLKYGDILNPREENWENIKGDIEFKNVSFQYQNGEKVLDNFNLKINAGETVALVGETGSGKSTIVNLACRFYEPTEGKILIDGVDYKSRSLSWLHSNIGYVLQSPHLFSGTIRENIRYGSKNTSENQIIEAAKRVNAHEFIEKLEKKYDTEVGEGGGKLSTGQKQLVSFARAIVSNPSIFVLDEATSSIDTETEKKIQDAIEKVLNNRTSFIIAHRLSTIINADKILVVKKGKIIEHGNHKELLKLKGYYYKLYTNQLEEQNTKESWI
- a CDS encoding regulatory protein RecX; amino-acid sequence: MPKITDIKDSKKTTERVHIYIDGEYFKTTLKEISFGLNLYIGKDVEKSILNEMILKEDFIKCKNKALQIISAAPQSEKNLNIKLKKYDFNEDIINKVIKNLKEYNLVNDENLANSIIKDKRNLSHFGKRKIYYDLIKKGIDERVAQEEISKLEDNDLELENAIFLSKKKIKTIKDKDRNKVYQKLARHLTYKGFSYDIVKKAIENTLK
- a CDS encoding ABC transporter ATP-binding protein is translated as MNGLKLLWKFMKGNKLLYLSSILSIGIATLASIINPLVLKISIDSVIGDKPIDAPNIIVNMIDSIGGVAVLKTNLWILAFALIFLTIIQGIFLYTKGKWSNSAAESIAKNIREKLYDHIQNLPYNYHVKAETGDLIQRCTSDLDTIRKFLAIQFVEIGRAVFMLIFIGIIMFSLDVKMALISMSLVPIIFSFSVIFFLMVKKAFKLSDEAEAELSTVLQENLNGVRVVRAFSKEKFEIEKFDEKNENFRHLTYKLIKLLAGYWALSDLLSLIQIGLVLILGVYWTVNNEITLGTLVVFTTYEGMLLWPVRQLGRILTDLGKSLVSLDRIGEILENPIEQKESHEIMPKINGDIEFNNVSFSYDNYNKILSNVSFKVKKGETIAIMGKTGSGKSSLVHLLARLYDYDSGSIKIDDIELKNIDKKWIRKNIGIVLQEPFLYSRSIKDNISITNSKAKENQIVDSARIASIHNVILGFNKGYETPVGEKGVTLSGGQKQRIAIARTIINDSPILIFDDSLSAVDTETDLTIRNALKMRKKDVTTFIISHRITTVAEADRIIILEDGKIVEMGNHNQLIKRNGLYKKVFEIQNGQNFEKENIV
- a CDS encoding methyltransferase family protein; translation: MNISIFDYIFIIISILWLLEFIFYPSINKKDEIKKDTFYMILVTILLIVIINSVMTYFKIGIVYIKWIKVLSLIIYSLGLILRYWSLFIIGKNFSRHVKVDENQDLVSKGPYRILRHPLYLGLYLLTISIPLYTENFLVFIFSAFIMFRILKMRMDEEEMIMEKIIGERYIHWKEKRFKFIPFIY